TTGTCGAGCCTAACGACTCAAATTCCAGATGCCCTGAAGATATCGTTCGTGGTAGTCGCCGTTACTCCTCGCGTTCGTTTCCTCGTTCCCAGACTCGGTCGACTCGCTCTCCTTCTGGTGGTGTGTGGCTCACGTCTTTGAGTGTCTGCTTTGACATCGTGGCACTGAGTAGCAATCCCATTGTACTTAACCGCTCCCTGAGACGGCCATTGATTCATTAGATGCCCTTAGTCAATGCATACTGACACGGTCTGGCTGGTATCTGAACCACTCAGTGCAGACAAACGGTTTATTACGCTGTAGTTCTCAATAACAATACAATGGGTCTTGGGGATATCTCTGTGTTGTGGACAGGTCGTGATAGGGGAATTTCGTCGACGATTGGCGTCATCCTCATCTTAGGAATCGTCCTCATCGGAACGACCAGTATCGTCGCGTTCGGGTCGATCGCGCTTGAAGATACTCAGCGCCAATCAACGCTCGAACGCGCTGAGCAAACGATGGCTCAATTCGACTCACGCGCAGCACAGGTCGCCCTCGGCGGAGAAGAGACAACACAGCGACTGTCAATGGGGCAAGCAGAGGGAAACTATCAGGTACTCCCGAATAATGGCAAAATCACCATTACGCACGTCGACTACAACGACGCTGATGATGACGAGGTTATTTATTCGGAGCCTCTTGGCGCGGTTGTATACGAGAACGGCGACACGACGTTGAGCTATCAGGGCGGTGGGGTGTGGCGAACGGATGGCGGAAACACACAGATGGTATCGCCACCCGAGTTCCACTACCGTGGTTCGACCCTCACGCTCCCTGTTATCCGCGTCTTTGGTAGCGATAGTGCAGCTGGGTCACCGACTGCGGTGCTCAAGAAGCAGTCGATGAAGCCGATCTATCCCCTCTCCGGGAAACACTACGGGGACGACACCGCTGAGTATCTCAACCCGGCAAGCAATGGACAGATTCAGATTACAATCGAAAGTCCGTACTACCGGGGATGGGCAGAATACTTCGATGCACGGACGGAAACCAACGTAGTCACCATTGACGACGCGAATCAGCAAGTGACCGTCGACCTCATCACGCTGGGCCCACAGGGGCAATTTAACATTCCGACCAAGGAAGACCCACTCCAGGTTCAGGGGATGACGCCTGGGAGCATGAGTGACCTTTCACTAACAGTTCGTCCAGAGGCGAGCAGACCACAGAAGCTATCAAGCCTTGACTGGTCACTATACATTGATAGAAACGGACGGCAGTTCGAAGTCAATGTGAACGGTCTCAGCAATGGGGAATGTTCTGACTCACAGGCCGCAGATATCTCGGTTTACTACTCAGATGATGACGGGGTGTCCTATCATGGGTGGAAAGCAGAAGACGCGATACCGGTTACCTGTAATGTCACTACCAATAATCCCGAACTGAAGATCAACCTCATGGACAGTGGCATCGATATGACATATGACGATCTTAGTGGGAATCTGGCAGAGAACAATCCAAACGGCCAAACGAAAAACTCAGTTTCGTTCGACCACTTTGACACCGACCCGATGGAGACCTACAACCGCTCGGACTTGGAAAAAGAAAACCTGGATGTAGTCATCCGTCACTACCTTAATCACTTCGCTCCGAATTTCCAAATCGAATCAAACGCGGGTAACAGCGGGAACAATGTTGGCATTGGAACTTCGGAAGGGGATGACATCCAGTATGACGGTGACACAGTAATCACCTTCCTCCACGTTTCCGAGAACAATGTAGAAGTGGAGTTAGAGTAGGTGAAAGGGTGACCTGAACCGCAGAGTAAGCCCACCACGGGC
This region of Halomarina salina genomic DNA includes:
- a CDS encoding DUF7289 family protein, which translates into the protein MGLGDISVLWTGRDRGISSTIGVILILGIVLIGTTSIVAFGSIALEDTQRQSTLERAEQTMAQFDSRAAQVALGGEETTQRLSMGQAEGNYQVLPNNGKITITHVDYNDADDDEVIYSEPLGAVVYENGDTTLSYQGGGVWRTDGGNTQMVSPPEFHYRGSTLTLPVIRVFGSDSAAGSPTAVLKKQSMKPIYPLSGKHYGDDTAEYLNPASNGQIQITIESPYYRGWAEYFDARTETNVVTIDDANQQVTVDLITLGPQGQFNIPTKEDPLQVQGMTPGSMSDLSLTVRPEASRPQKLSSLDWSLYIDRNGRQFEVNVNGLSNGECSDSQAADISVYYSDDDGVSYHGWKAEDAIPVTCNVTTNNPELKINLMDSGIDMTYDDLSGNLAENNPNGQTKNSVSFDHFDTDPMETYNRSDLEKENLDVVIRHYLNHFAPNFQIESNAGNSGNNVGIGTSEGDDIQYDGDTVITFLHVSENNVEVELE